From the genome of Geminocystis herdmanii PCC 6308, one region includes:
- a CDS encoding L-threonylcarbamoyladenylate synthase — MVSISVLIQKAIENQVVSFPTDTLPALAVKPSHSELIFELKQRSYEKPLILMVSSVDEIWQYVKGTPEELIIWQKIAHEYLPGGLTMVLPASSLIPAKMNPLNPNSIGVRVPNCSIAQEILRHTGGMATTSANLSGEEALRDMSAIAQKFPSVHVLDYDNSKNENSGVASTVIKWTGENWQTLRQGKIIIKV, encoded by the coding sequence ATGGTTTCTATTTCTGTTTTAATCCAAAAAGCGATCGAAAATCAAGTAGTTAGTTTTCCTACTGATACCTTACCTGCCTTAGCAGTAAAACCCAGTCATAGCGAATTAATCTTTGAATTGAAACAAAGAAGTTATGAAAAACCCTTGATATTAATGGTTAGCAGTGTCGATGAAATCTGGCAATATGTTAAAGGCACACCCGAAGAATTAATCATTTGGCAAAAAATAGCCCATGAATATCTCCCCGGTGGTTTAACCATGGTGTTACCTGCATCCTCTCTTATACCTGCAAAAATGAATCCCCTTAATCCTAACAGTATAGGGGTTCGAGTTCCTAATTGTTCGATCGCGCAAGAAATTCTCCGTCACACAGGAGGAATGGCAACCACCAGCGCCAATTTATCTGGAGAGGAAGCCTTAAGGGATATGTCAGCCATCGCCCAAAAATTTCCCTCCGTTCATGTTTTAGACTACGATAATAGCAAAAATGAAAATTCTGGAGTAGCCTCCACTGTGATAAAATGGACAGGAGAAAATTGGCAAACTCTACGACAAGGGAAAATTATCATTAAGGTTTAA
- the fmt gene encoding methionyl-tRNA formyltransferase: MRIVFFGTPDFAINSLQSLLNHSDYEVIAVVTQPDKRRGRGNQMIASPVKELALKYNLPVWQPVRIKKDKDTIELLHKSHADVFVVVAYGQILSKKILNMPKLGCINVHGSILPEYRGAAPIQWSIYDGKPETGITTMLMDEGMDTGDMLLKAYSSIELFTNVEELSLKLAQQGADLLIETLTKLEAKEIQPIPQNNDLATYARLIEKADYQINWHQSALQIHNQIRAFYPHCITTFRSQILKITQSIPLTEIDRLNLPSNLSKLSPFLQDIDNLSGEIGEIVKTIKNFGFIVQTGAGLLLILEVQLAGKKLQSAWNFINGSHLKIGEKLS; encoded by the coding sequence ATGCGTATAGTTTTTTTTGGTACACCAGATTTTGCGATTAACAGTTTACAATCATTACTCAATCACAGTGATTATGAAGTCATCGCTGTTGTTACCCAACCTGATAAAAGACGGGGTAGGGGTAATCAGATGATAGCTTCTCCAGTGAAAGAGTTGGCGTTAAAGTATAATTTACCAGTATGGCAACCTGTTCGCATCAAAAAAGATAAGGATACGATCGAATTATTGCATAAAAGTCACGCTGATGTTTTTGTGGTGGTTGCCTATGGACAAATTTTATCGAAAAAAATCCTTAATATGCCCAAATTAGGGTGTATCAATGTTCATGGTTCAATTTTACCTGAATATCGAGGGGCGGCACCGATTCAGTGGAGTATTTATGACGGGAAACCCGAAACGGGTATAACTACTATGCTGATGGATGAAGGTATGGACACGGGTGATATGCTATTAAAAGCCTATAGTTCGATCGAACTATTCACCAATGTAGAAGAATTATCCCTTAAATTAGCACAACAAGGCGCAGATTTATTAATAGAAACCCTGACAAAATTAGAAGCTAAAGAAATTCAACCTATTCCTCAAAATAATGATTTAGCGACTTATGCGCGTTTGATTGAAAAAGCAGATTATCAGATTAATTGGCATCAATCAGCTTTACAAATTCATAACCAAATTAGGGCATTTTATCCCCATTGTATCACCACATTTCGATCGCAAATTTTAAAAATAACTCAAAGTATTCCCTTAACAGAAATTGATAGATTAAATTTACCTTCAAACCTCAGTAAATTATCCCCATTTTTACAGGATATAGATAACCTTTCGGGAGAAATTGGAGAGATAGTTAAAACCATTAAAAATTTTGGTTTTATCGTACAAACTGGAGCAGGTTTATTATTAATATTAGAAGTGCAATTAGCAGGGAAAAAACTGCAATCAGCATGGAATTTTATTAACGGTAGTCATCTAAAAATAGGTGAAAAACTTAGCTAA